The following nucleotide sequence is from Melioribacteraceae bacterium.
GAAATGAAGTTAAAATTGTAGATAAAAACGGAAAGTTAATACCTATTCGAGTTAATTCATCAACTCTAACAAACAACAAGAATGAAAAAATCGGCGCGGTTGAGACATTTTTAGATATAAGCGAAATCAAAAATCTCTTCGAACACTTAGACGAAAGATTTAAGTACGAGAACATAGTCGGCAAGAACAAAGAAATTAAGCAAATCATAAACGTACTCGAAAGTGTTGCACAAACCGATAGCTCTGTATTAGTAACCGGTGAAAGCGGTACCGGAAAAGAACTTGCGGCACGTGCTATTCACTTAAACAGTCATCGAAGAACCGGACCTTTTATAGCAGTCAACTGCAGCGCTTTTGCGGAAAGCTTAATTGAAAGTGAGTTATTTGGACACGAAAAAGGGGCATTTACCGGTGCAATAAAATCAAAGATAGGAAGATTCGAGCTAGCTCAAAACGGAACACTCTTTCTTGACGAGATCGGCGATCTTTCGATTACGGTTCAAACAAAATTATTACGTGTCTTGGAGACAAAAGAAATTGAACGTGTCGGATCAAACAAACCGATTAAGATTAATACAAGAATAATTGCCGCGACAAATAAAGATCTCGAAATCGAAATTGAAGCAGGAAGGTTTAGAGAAGATTTATATTACCGAATAAATGTGATGAATATACATCTCCCTCCTTTGCGTGAAAGAAAAGATGACTTGCCGATATTAGTTAACCATTTCATTGAAAAGTTCAACGAGAAATTTAAAAGAGACATCAAGCATTTCTCATCTTCCGCTTTCGATATTTTAATGGATTACAATTGGCCCGGCAACATACGCGAACTCGAAAATGTAATCGAGCATTGCTTTGTTCTTTGCGGCAGCGATGTAATTCAAATTGAGCATTTACCGAAAAGATTACGGGAAGAAAATTTTAACTCTATAACAAAGAACACTTCAGGCAATTTAAATCATCTTAAAGATGCCGAACGAAACATTATAATCAACACACTCAAAAAACATAACGGTAATAGAAGCAAAACCGCAGAGGAATTAAATATTCATCCGACAACACTTTGGCGGAAGATGAAGAAGCTTAATTTGTTAGAGTAAATGGAATGCTGATCAATATTTTCTTTTATAATCTCCGTTGACTTTATTCATAAAAAATCATAATCATCCACAACAATCTGCGTTCCATCAAATAGATAGTTTGTAATAAACCTGCACAAAAATTAAATTACAATATTGATAAGCAATAACTCGGAGAGAAAATGGCAAAAGTAAAATTTGTAATTAAACGAACAGGAGCCGTTGTTCCTTTTAGAGAAGATAGAATTGCGAACGCAATTTACAGAGCTGCGGTTGCGGTTGGCGGACGTGATAAAGAAAAAGCAGAAAGTCTAGCCAAACAAGTCATTGACGTTATTGATCAAAAATATACCGAGAAAGACCAACCCCACATAGAAGAGATTCAAGACATTGTTGAAAAAGTCTTAGTTGAAAACGGTCACGCTAAAGTCGCAAAGGAATATATTCTTTATCGTGAAGAAGCAGCAAGAAGAAGAAAAGAAGATTCACGGCACTTTTCTAAACCATCTGAATATATTCCGTGGGCAAAAATGTGGCGTTCGCTTAATTGGTCTGTTGATCATGGCGTGAATACAATCGAAGGAATGAACAACAGAATTCAAAAAGGTGAGTTTGCACAAATAGTTCATGAAGCAGAAAGCTATTATGAAGATCAGTTGAATACTGCAGCAGAAATGATTAAAGAAAGAAGCGACGAATTAAAAATGGTTATGGTAAGCGGTCCATCTTCTTCGGGAAAAACTACGACTACATTTAAATTAGAGCAACGATTAAAAAAGATGAACATGAGTTTCGTACCACTAATTGTCGATCATTACTTTTTTGATTTGGAACTTCATCCCAAAGACGAATTCGGTGATTATGATTTTGAAACCCCACAAGCTTTAGATTTGGATCTGATTAATGAACACTTAAAAAGATTGGCCGATGGCGAAGAAGTAAAAATTCCTTATTATGATTTTAAAGAAGGAAAAAGATATCTTGATAGAACTCCTATGAAACTTGGTGATAATCAAGTTCTGTTAATCGATAGTTTACATGGTTTATACCCGGAGTTCAGTAAACTTATTCCCTCTTCACAAAAATTTAAATTATACCTTGAACCATTGCTTCAAATGAAAACCGGTGCCGGTGATTTTATTCGCTGGACTGATCTTCGTTTAATTAGAAGAATGCTGCGTGATTCGGTTCACCGCGCATATAAACCTGAACAGACTTTACTACATTGGCATTATGTTCGCTCCTCGGAAAAAAGAAATATTTTACCGTATTGTAATTCAGCAGATTATATGATTAATACATCAATGCCATACGAAGTTCCATTATATAGACCATTACTTTTGAATGATTTCAAATCATGGACGGAAAAATATAAAGATGATCCGCTCCGCCTGGATGC
It contains:
- a CDS encoding ATP cone domain-containing protein encodes the protein MAKVKFVIKRTGAVVPFREDRIANAIYRAAVAVGGRDKEKAESLAKQVIDVIDQKYTEKDQPHIEEIQDIVEKVLVENGHAKVAKEYILYREEAARRRKEDSRHFSKPSEYIPWAKMWRSLNWSVDHGVNTIEGMNNRIQKGEFAQIVHEAESYYEDQLNTAAEMIKERSDELKMVMVSGPSSSGKTTTTFKLEQRLKKMNMSFVPLIVDHYFFDLELHPKDEFGDYDFETPQALDLDLINEHLKRLADGEEVKIPYYDFKEGKRYLDRTPMKLGDNQVLLIDSLHGLYPEFSKLIPSSQKFKLYLEPLLQMKTGAGDFIRWTDLRLIRRMLRDSVHRAYKPEQTLLHWHYVRSSEKRNILPYCNSADYMINTSMPYEVPLYRPLLLNDFKSWTEKYKDDPLRLDAYTRAERLTRVLSEVEPIEDNSPVPGDSVLREFIGGSVLDLH
- a CDS encoding sigma 54-interacting transcriptional regulator, which translates into the protein MDVKTVIDRGKEVLIIPDGIAVIGKEHNIVVFNEAASRITGFNENDVVGEDCSILFEENFDGMNFLKESIRENRAFTNLAFNIKTKKESEKNVLASITPIVRNEKVISVVLVFRDTKEMLNLAKDLEEKTTELIDQKNKLDAIFNSNIEGTFTIDNEWNVTSFNLSAEKITGYKKNEAIGKKCWEIFNSSVCRKGCHMEQTINKDKPTIGNEVKIVDKNGKLIPIRVNSSTLTNNKNEKIGAVETFLDISEIKNLFEHLDERFKYENIVGKNKEIKQIINVLESVAQTDSSVLVTGESGTGKELAARAIHLNSHRRTGPFIAVNCSAFAESLIESELFGHEKGAFTGAIKSKIGRFELAQNGTLFLDEIGDLSITVQTKLLRVLETKEIERVGSNKPIKINTRIIAATNKDLEIEIEAGRFREDLYYRINVMNIHLPPLRERKDDLPILVNHFIEKFNEKFKRDIKHFSSSAFDILMDYNWPGNIRELENVIEHCFVLCGSDVIQIEHLPKRLREENFNSITKNTSGNLNHLKDAERNIIINTLKKHNGNRSKTAEELNIHPTTLWRKMKKLNLLE